The following nucleotide sequence is from Ptychodera flava strain L36383 unplaced genomic scaffold, AS_Pfla_20210202 Scaffold_33__1_contigs__length_2856901_pilon, whole genome shotgun sequence.
ATTTTAGCTGGTATTAATTTTAGCTTTGTTTCCTACACTACAGTTGTATATTGTATTATATCTTTGttaataccagtgaatttcTTGACATCATACCCCTAGATTATTACTGACaatgtatctgattatccagcattgtaaccccagatgttttctacttccacaaattcactggcattgctaaaactataaaataataacaataatgtacccctacaagtccataatggactcaagcaaatgttgcactccataatggctccgtacattaattatgtcatgcaaagtttgcctTTGTTTGTTATGGGCCAGGAGAGATACATTATTGCTGAAATATTTCTTGCTCACTGTGTAATGATTTTAAAATCAGAGAACTGACATAAGTTGCTTGAGTTTAAGGCTCCTTCCTTTTTTGATATGCACTCATTTGCGGGGTTGGGGGGGAATTAACATTTCAGGGCATGTATATAATAAATGAAtttagtttgaagatttttttgaaTGTGGATAACCCCTGTAGTGGAATACAGATTGATTTTCAATGTGTAAATGTgtttagattttcacaaaatgttgtttgttttatttgtttttggtaTATTTACCAGCATAATCCTTTGTATGGTTccaacaaataaaagaaatgttcacattacttacagacaatgAGGAAATAATTTCTTAAACAAATTCATCTCTCATAGCTTGTTGTGTCAGTGCAAGTTCGTAACTGACATTTTGATAAAAGTcactttttctgaaaaccatcTGAAATGATTTGCTACATTGACCTAAGTTCATTGACGTAAAATGTTTGTGTTGAACCATTATTCAGTATTTATTAGAAGATGTTTTTGCATTCATTTGTCGATGTCAGTATTACCAAATTGATGTTTTATGTGCACCTGTTAAAGTCTGAAAATTTGCAGTTGAGACCTTACTGCACTGACATGACGaaatatttgacatcatttgttAGATTAAGCTCAGTGTAGCTTTACCTAATCTTTTTAGGGCATGTGTCAAAAAGGTGCTTAATagagtgaaacctgtctaaaccgaattctgtctaaactggaaacctgtctaaactgaacccttttccAAGTCCCACTCCAATAGAACCCTATGTTAAAaggacctctataaaccaaacaGCTCTCCAAActgaacaattttctcagttccCTGAacggttcagtttagacaggttttactgtagtACCAAATTGACGTTTTAGGCGCATCTGTTAAATTCTGAAATTTGCAGTTACAACCTTACTGCACTGACACACAACGAAATATTTGACTTCAGCTCTGTTAGTTTAAGCTTTGTGTAGCTTTACCTAAGGCCCcccaaaaaatgtttctggtcaggtctttctttaaaaaatggtgtggcgacgcgcattttctttttttctttttaattttttcctcaagggagggaggagggtcacttttatagttttatcaatatagtcacatatatactgttcatgcagtcactgatcatgcccccaaagaattttctctttctcttcagccattttggtttggtgtcagccacggccgccggccacaagcagaaaaaaaagggtgacgcactgttgttcaagtgacgcgcgcgttgaccagaaacattttttttttggcctaatcttTTTAGAGCATGTGTCAAAAAGGTGCTTAATGTAGAACACACCCAGGGGACAGaaattctgactctcaaacttttacaattgttttctgatctaccacttatggggatcattttaaagctcttggtgtaagaaaagttttagtcttagtttttcgaaaatcgaaaattttatttttccccatagaattaacacagggatggaggccattttgaatctcaaatatcgggaaatcctggagaatttgtctctctagttcaaaagtttgcacagtgacccccaattttatttttgatttggtaagagaatggtcgaaagctTCATTGAGGAAATTGGTGAACATACACTGCTATTTTGCTTCACCAATCAAGATTGATCTAAAGTGTCAAAGTCATGGTAATCCAGTAAAGTGTACTGGACCACTGTTCGAAGTGTCAGCCAGGAATTATGATGTGTATCATTTTGCGTGACAGAAGTGTCATACTTAGCGTGACAGTACTTTTGCAGCATTTCTGAAATCACAAGTGACATTTTACCCTCAGGTTAGACAAATGACAACCATCTGATGGAAAGGTTTACTTCCATAGCCAGACTCAGCAGATAAAGGCTCAGTGTTTGTCATGTGGAGTGTGCACATACATGCATCTACACGAGAGTGAAAGGTCGAAAAAGGTTGAGTTTTCTTAGTTAGAATGTGTCTCAGGGACAAGTATCAAGAttcaaatgtacagatatactttgaaagttgtgcagtCAGTAAAGATTTCAATACCTTGTTTTTCTGtaatccaaaatttcatttttgtgtgtgaagttaattgGACATAAAAAAAACTGGTTTGATCATCATCTTTCAAGGAAAAAACAATTTACCAGGTCAAAGTAATAAATTATCTTGAACGActaattagtggtggtaccaggtgtctaATGGGAAAGTGCACCCTGCCAACATGCAGCTTCCATCAAGATTGACCAAAAGTGACAATCATGTAATCCGGCAAAACCACTAAATTACTGTTGTGAGTCAAAAGTCAGGTATGTTATCACTCATCATATGCATGTAACAATTACGCATACAAACCGTCCCTTTTGTAGGGATCTGCATTTCATAGTCATGACATCACACACCCAAATCAAATAACGGTTATTGCTATGGAATTAAGAGACTCATTGGAAAGAGAAGAGTAGGTGGCCATTTGTAATCAACGACTGATGTCAGCTTTGTTATTGATGACCATGCTGGTTTTGACAATTCATCCAGAAGTAATAAGAGAAACTATCGTGACATGTGTGACGAATGGATAATGATGAACAGATGCCTCTAATCCCTCTCTTCTGTTCCTACAGAGTTGAAAATACCAATTCAGAGCTCTGACTGGATAGAGAAGGGAATCTTTGTCCTATTACCTAGTTAGTTTATTAGCAATTACTGAGAATGTTGCAATGCCCCTGCAATGCAACTCTATTCTTCGCTAGAAATTGTGTCTAAGGCAGAAGCATAATACCATCTGAAGACAAACAGCAGCACTTTTGCAAAAGCCATAGAGCATTCAGTTAATTTCACCTACCTGCTGTAGCTGACGCCAGCTGGAATACAGTTCTGTATGTAAGAAATACAGTTTTCTAATTGTATTATAGTCTTCTGAGTATATCaacattaacaaatcattgaCAGGAAAGAGATGCTTCATTTAATTAGTGCTAATGAACGTCTTATGGTGCCTTATTCTGGTAATGGGGGTAGGTGAACAGTATCCATAAATGTTGGATCATCAGTAATCCGATGCCATAAATCAGCTTGCAAATCCACGTCCCTGACGCAAACGGAATGGGAGGACATCATTAGACCTATAACAGAGACATCTAGGCCAGATGTTGGCACTCACGGGGAAAATTGAAGCCTCCGCCAAAATATGTTTGTCAGTTGTGTCCTTGTCCTCGTCCATGAGTACTTTCTTCGAAGGCAAGGCGACACTTTCTTCTTACCCCATGATCTCAGAGAGATGAAGGTGAAGAACAAGAGGAATTTTAGAGGAGAAggatataagggagccgtcattatttaccgcCTCGGAGTCActcaaatattgaaaagtaTAAGGGGAgctgctcaaaatgtggagagaaagaaatGGGTTACTCAACTTGtggtgcaaaatgaattgaaacccCTTTTCAGATTGCACGATTTCAcacataaatttctcaaaattttcgatgcgagagagGGGGTACGCCCTCTCGCGCGCTTCCCCCTTGGCATACGTGTTCTCACAGTTTTACTGAgtgaaattacaaattaaaaaaaaacacctcACATATTGCACCAGGCTGCACAATTCCTcacatcaatttttcaaaatttttcacacaAGAGAGAGTAGAACCTCCTCTGATACTTCCCCCCTCAGCCTCTCATGTGTTTTACCCGCTGTACTTTCAAGTTCTTCCTTGTCAGATATCTCAGTGAAAGCCTTGTCATAATACCGatccaaattaaaaaatactATATGGCAGcaggatactggttatagcatgagcttttatatctacattttattgtgactttgaatttcattttgttggtttcatctTTTTTCAACCGTCAgtaccgatgataatctagcagtcaaaatttctgtgtaagAGAGGGGGTACTCATATTCGTCAGggttgtggggggggggggcgggttACTCGAGACTTCAGAGTTTCCGATGTAATTCCTCCGatccccccggccgtaaataatgacggctctctAAGGTTGATATCAAGCCATTACCAAAGATTGAcggaaatgatgatgatgatgatgacgacgacgacgatgatgatgaagatgatgatgatgagacaGGTGTTATAGACCAGGGCAAAAGGATGCAGTCAGAAGGTGAGCTTAAGTATTCTAGCAAAACCTACGTTCGTCAAAGAAGGGCCCAACCTGAGCAATACTTGCAGGAACTCATGGTCGCTCATATACTGGAAGGGGTTAGCCTTCCGGTAATGGGCAGACCTAACAGTCAAAGGGTACAGCCAAGCCACCGTTAAAACTGCGTCAGACTCACCACATTGTGGAGTAATGGGGGCCGAAACAGGACTAATAGAAACTGAATCCCCACATGATGTAGCCCCACGCCAGCTGACCATGGACTCGCAGAAGGGAAATTGGCCAACcgaaataataacaataaaggACAGTGCACAAAAACCATGGTTATCTTTCTCTGAATAACGAAAACGTGGAAAACGACAAATCTTGAAGACTTAAAACAAGTAGTTTCAATAGGTCTTTTCTGCAATCTCTTGATTTGAAGTTTCAAGGAAAtgagcaattttcaaaaataaattgacagttttgtgaaattaaaaCCACCAGAGCCGTCACAATactgactcaaacactgattttCATATCTTATTCACTGTCAATTTCAACATAACTAAATATAAAGTTTATAACTCTCACCCATACGTGAAATATCACACATCCTAACGTAATAACGTAATAGTTGTCATATGTAAATGAAACGCAAGAACCTTTTCAGACACACAAGATGACGTTGAAACTGTAGTATTATATAAGAGTGCAATGTCCGTTGTAGGCTATTTTGCCACTTTTTCAAGAAGTTTTTGCCAACAGTGTTTGCAACAGAACAATTCATCAAAAATTCGTACAGTAACTCTGTCTTGATAACGCCCTAATTATGATTATTTCTAAAATGGAAAAGATTCAAATGAATATGTAGAAGCATCTAGTTCCTACTGTGACATGATCTTCAACGTTAACAAATTGTTTGTGGTGGTAATTCTGCTTAATATTGAGACGTTCGAATTCTTTGAAGCATATCAAGACCACCCTACAGGGGATTTggagttagggttagggtaggttTAAACGTCCTACAGAAAGAGTACAAAGATGAAGATTTGAGCATAAGGAAGTCTTTCCCAATATGTCTAGGGTAAACCGGTGTAAatatactttttatttttttgttataGGCTTTTCTTCTTTGCATTGTTTATTTGATTGTAAATAATTAATTAGCAATGTCTCAGCAAAAGAGGAAATGGCTAATAAGCTTAAAATTGTTCGATAAgataataaaatttaaaagtcaCAAGACGCCAAACATACaggtatgtacgtacgtacatacatacatacatacatacatacatacatacatacatacaccgaTGATAcacaaataaagaaatataagCTTAttgatagaaataaataaatagataaataaagtCCATTCTAAACGCATCACGTAACTGATTTTTTATGCTTGACGAGGAAACTCTTATGCTTTTATTGAAATATCAGAGTTTTTGCTAGTTGAACCAACTTTCGATGCTGTGACAAAGTCCACATTTCTCTGAGCTATCAGTCGTAAGGCATTTGCCAGGTTCATTTCCAGGCGCTGGTCGCCCGTAGTACGATCTGGTGTAACACAGGAACTCGACGGAGCTTGTCGATTGACCCGTAAGCGATCCACAGTTCTCCACCATTTTACAAGGTGACCCTGCCGTTCCCGAAACGCTTCCAATACAGGGGGCTGATGATCGAGTGTTTGGCACTTACAGGTCTGTCTTATCGCGTCTCGGTACTGACGATTTCCAAGTCCGTATATGTATGGGTTGAGGGCGCTAGACAAGTACATGAAAATCACAGATGCCAGCACGCCCTCATGCGAGACAGGTTTTTGATAGATTTGCAGCATAGATGTTGCAACCATCGGCATCCAGCAGATATTATAAACGAGAAAGACAATAGAGAGTGTCCTTGTCAATTTCATTTCCTCTTTCTGCCTATTGGCTCTTCGTCTTTCGACCATCTGGGTGAAGGCCGACACCCAGGTGTTCGTTTTCCCTGACGAAGTAACCAATGCGGGTCGCCTTGTGGCCAACTGTTGCAGAGAAATTACTTCGGGTGGATCAGCATTCGAACTGTGTGGTTGATTTAATGTATTTTGCAAGTCACATGACGAGCAATGGGCTGCTTGAAAGTGATTGGCTCCGCTGAAACTCGGTTCAGGTGCGTGATCGGCCGGGTATTGTAAACGCTGGGAGTGAGTTTGTTCACCTTGCCTTGGTGCCCGCTTAAATAGAGTAGGTGTCCACTTGGCGAGGCTTTTTTGGTTCTCACTAAAGCTGGCTGTGAAATTCGCCCTTTGCAACTGGTCCTGCTCTGTCGTTGTTGCACTTGAACCTTTATTTACGCTGAAGTTGTCGATATTCCGTTTGCTCTTTCGAACTGTGAGGAAAATTCTCACGTAAGATATGAACATTACACAATTCGGCATTAAGATCGCTAtcaccaacaaacaaacagagaacACAACGGAAGATGTCCTGAAGTTTGGCATGCACGCTGCGTAGCTGGGCAGGAACTCAACCTCTGACCAAAGGCGTACCAGACAGGATGATGACATCACCGCTGATAAGATCCAAACGAAAGTAATTAAGATTTTAACATTGCGCAAGCTGAACACCTTGCTGTAGTTTGCAAACCggcaaatgtaataaaatctgagagagagagagagagagagagagagagagagagagagagagagagagagagagagagagattaattGCTCCATTTTTTCGTGGGTTATGTTAGTTTCGTTGGGGCaaaatgtaatttgtaaaaGTTCAAGATTAGAATAAATATCTAATCCACGTTCATCTGAACATTAGCAGGCAAACCATGTCATTTCCTGATGAATGTATTCAGTATGCAAAGCGTGACAAATGCCcttgctgatgtgcagcgttcccggaaggttatatctgattggtcgattgtcattgTAACGGTCAGATCAGCCAACCAATAGGATAACAGCTCCTAAGGCTCTGCACGTTAGCCCAAATAAATACACCCAATCAGTCGAAACCTGTaccatacatgtataaacataaCGCAGTAATATAcacaaataattaaacaaaaacgACGGCAATGATGACAAATGCACACACTCATTTTGTACACAGTGACTTTTTTATGCCTTTCTGATGACACAGGGTCCATTGGGTTCTGTGTGGAATATGACCAGGTCTGAGTAAGCAGTCGGGAGACGAAGTCGTCTAATACTATAAATGACTAATTTATTCTATACTAATATAATAGACAGTGGCTAAAACAGTGAAGCATAACACTTGGTGAGCGACCGTACATAGAGTCCAGTGACGTGAAGTGTCTCTGTTGATGGTGGAAAGGTCTCTGGTTAGGGAAGGCGAGGTTCCCGTAGATACAGcacttttggcgggaaaagtgtCAATGAGTCACGAGAAAGGAACATGATGGATTAGACATATTGTCTTAGCagatggaatctctggttggtaaaataaacagtgatagGAAGCGGTGACTCAAAGCTTAGTCTTAGAAGGAATGATATCAGAGTATCTATAGTAAGACACTGTACTAATAATGACgtaatacaagaatatatttcctaaCAGGTTCACATTTAAACGATGTTGCCTTGTTCAACATGTAAATAAATTTTCGCCTGAATGAAAAACTCGCACGTCGATTATTAGTCCTGTTTTGTTgatctatgggaaaaaataaaatactccTTTCATGGATAATGTGATCAGTCACTCTGGAATGATACTGATAGCTAGTTCCTATGCCTaatgatgaatattcatacGCAAGATaatgatgaatattcatacGCAAGATAAATCCTCAGTGAATATTGGGAACACTGCAAACAGATTTCACATTTCCCTTTAAAGTTAGCCAAAGCTGCAGCGACTGAACTTCGGGCCGATTGCAATGGGGTGTTTTGTTTGATATCCATGCAGCGATGGCTGAGATTTGCGTTTAATTCGGACATTGATATCATTCTGATAATGATAATGGGAATTTAATGGAAGTAGAATTAAGTTTCCTGGAGCAACACAAGACATTAAATACCGGTGACATATGTGATATGGGTAAAAAGACCGCGAGAGTAAGCAAGGTCTTACGAGATGTTATCAGAGaaagtacaaaaaaaacaaacttttccgACGAGTGTTTTCCAAATCAACGTTATAGCTCCCGGAAGGGCTTTTGAgttcaaactgaaaaaaaaaacttttgacaGTTATCTTCTGAATGACAAAGAGCCGCATAAGAGTATTACAGAATCAAAAAAATCTTCCAATGCGCGATTATAAGCGATcaaaaatcaatcattcaatcagtcaGGCAGGCAATTAGGCaattatcaatcaatcaaccaatagAAAGCATTCAAAAACACCTTTCgacgatttttttttcgaatcaACGTTATTGCTCCCGGAAGGGCTTTAGagttcaaaactaaaaaaattgacagttgTCTTCTGAATGACAAAGTGACGCATAAGAGTATTATAGAATCAAGAAATATTCCAATGCGCGATTATAAGCTAtcaaaatcaatca
It contains:
- the LOC139127575 gene encoding 5-hydroxytryptamine receptor 1D-like; the protein is MDENSTYTNALQLRSDTTVVFESAIMAFIMLQGIIGNTLVITVTVKNTKLHTIANYLILNLAVSDMFMVCIAMPVSLYVLAESEWPFGDVLCLCHSFAILWFGIVCLFTLAIISLNRFYYICRFANYSKVFSLRNVKILITFVWILSAVMSSSCLVRLWSEVEFLPSYAACMPNFRTSSVVFSVCLLVIAILMPNCVMFISYVRIFLTVRKSKRNIDNFSVNKGSSATTTEQDQLQRANFTASFSENQKSLAKWTPTLFKRAPRQGEQTHSQRLQYPADHAPEPSFSGANHFQAAHCSSCDLQNTLNQPHSSNADPPEVISLQQLATRRPALVTSSGKTNTWVSAFTQMVERRRANRQKEEMKLTRTLSIVFLVYNICWMPMVATSMLQIYQKPVSHEGVLASVIFMYLSSALNPYIYGLGNRQYRDAIRQTCKCQTLDHQPPVLEAFRERQGHLVKWWRTVDRLRVNRQAPSSSCVTPDRTTGDQRLEMNLANALRLIAQRNVDFVTASKVGSTSKNSDISIKA